One part of the Leclercia sp. LSNIH1 genome encodes these proteins:
- the aldA gene encoding aldehyde dehydrogenase produces the protein MTVPVQHPMYIDGQFVAWQGDAWIDVINPATEEVISRIPDGSAEDARKAIDAAERAQEAWEALPAIQRAGWLRKIAAGIRERASEISALIVAEGGKIQQLAEVEVSFTADYLDYMAEWARRYEGEIIQSDRPGENILLFKRALGVTTGILPWNFPFFLIARKLAPALVTGNTIVIKPSEFTPNNAIAFAKIVDEIGLPKGVFNLVLGRGETVGQELAGNPKVAMVSMTGSVAAGEKIIAAAAKNITKVCLELGGKAPAIVMDDADLELAVKAIVDSRVINTGQVCNCAERVYVQKGIYDRFANRLGEAMKAVQFGNPAERNDIAMGPLINAAALARVEQKVALAVEQGAKVVLGGKAVEGKGYFYPPTLLLDVRQEMSIMHEETFGPVLPVVVFDTLEEALKMANDSDYGLTSSIYTRDLNVAMKAIKGLKFGETYINRENFEAMQGFHAGWRKSGIGGADGKHGLHEYLQTQVVYLQS, from the coding sequence ATGACAGTACCCGTACAACATCCTATGTATATCGATGGACAGTTTGTAGCCTGGCAGGGTGATGCCTGGATTGATGTCATCAATCCGGCCACCGAAGAGGTCATTTCCCGTATTCCCGACGGCAGTGCCGAAGATGCCCGCAAGGCGATTGACGCAGCCGAACGCGCCCAGGAGGCCTGGGAGGCACTGCCTGCCATCCAGCGCGCAGGCTGGCTGCGTAAAATCGCGGCAGGCATTCGTGAGCGCGCCAGCGAGATCAGCGCCCTGATCGTTGCCGAAGGCGGCAAGATCCAGCAGCTCGCGGAGGTTGAGGTCTCCTTCACCGCCGACTATCTCGACTACATGGCGGAGTGGGCCCGCCGCTACGAGGGCGAAATTATCCAGAGCGATCGTCCGGGCGAAAACATTCTGCTGTTCAAACGCGCCCTGGGCGTCACCACCGGTATTCTGCCGTGGAACTTCCCGTTCTTCCTGATCGCCCGCAAGCTGGCACCTGCGCTGGTGACCGGCAACACCATCGTCATTAAGCCGAGCGAATTTACTCCGAACAACGCCATCGCCTTCGCCAAAATCGTCGACGAGATCGGCCTGCCGAAAGGGGTTTTTAACCTGGTGCTGGGACGCGGGGAAACCGTGGGCCAGGAGCTGGCGGGCAACCCGAAAGTGGCGATGGTCAGCATGACCGGCAGCGTGGCCGCAGGCGAGAAGATCATAGCCGCCGCCGCGAAGAACATCACCAAAGTGTGCCTCGAGCTGGGCGGTAAAGCCCCGGCTATCGTGATGGACGACGCAGATCTGGAGCTGGCGGTGAAGGCGATTGTTGACTCGCGGGTGATCAACACCGGGCAGGTCTGTAACTGCGCCGAGCGCGTCTATGTGCAGAAGGGCATCTACGACCGCTTTGCAAACCGTCTGGGCGAAGCGATGAAAGCGGTGCAGTTTGGCAACCCGGCCGAGCGTAACGACATCGCCATGGGCCCGCTGATCAACGCCGCGGCGCTGGCGCGTGTTGAGCAGAAGGTGGCGCTGGCGGTAGAGCAGGGGGCGAAAGTGGTGCTGGGCGGCAAAGCGGTGGAAGGGAAGGGCTACTTCTATCCGCCAACGCTGCTGCTGGACGTGCGTCAGGAGATGAGCATCATGCACGAAGAGACCTTCGGACCGGTGCTGCCGGTGGTGGTATTTGACACCCTGGAGGAGGCGCTGAAGATGGCCAACGACAGCGATTATGGTCTGACATCCTCGATTTATACCCGGGATCTGAACGTGGCGATGAAGGCCATTAAAGGGCTGAAGTTCGGTGAAACCTACATCAACCGCGAGAACTTTGAAGCGATGCAGGGCTTCCACGCGGGATGGCGTAAATCGGGGATCGGTGGAGCGGATGGCAAACACGGTCTGCACGAGTATTTGCAGACCCAGGTGGTCTATTTGCAGTCGTGA
- a CDS encoding YdcF family protein: MSLTIFPSLPDKTLSAVNTVGAWLAEDNLPYNPPALQPDLVVLAGNAVIPSIDAACRLASELAVPLLISGGIGHSTTFLYAAIAQHPRYNKVRTTGKAEATILAEIAREFWHIPPERLLVEDQSTNCGENARFSAATFLHHQLRVTRGIVVQDPTMQRRTMATFARVWRDKPDAPSWTSHPGIVPQLQNSDEGLVFRGGGEGLWPVERYLSLVLGELPRLRDDINGYGPLGRDFIVHVDIPAEVEAAWQILRHDEVLTEALASRALL, translated from the coding sequence ATGAGTCTCACAATCTTCCCGTCTCTGCCGGATAAAACCCTGTCTGCGGTCAATACAGTCGGCGCCTGGCTCGCTGAAGACAATCTGCCTTACAATCCGCCCGCGCTACAGCCGGATCTGGTGGTGCTGGCCGGTAATGCGGTGATCCCCTCCATCGACGCAGCCTGCCGTCTGGCATCGGAGCTTGCCGTGCCGCTGCTGATCAGCGGCGGGATAGGCCATTCCACCACCTTCTTATATGCCGCCATCGCGCAGCATCCGCGTTATAACAAGGTGCGCACTACCGGCAAAGCCGAGGCCACCATTCTGGCGGAGATTGCCCGGGAGTTCTGGCATATTCCGCCGGAGCGGTTGCTGGTTGAAGATCAATCCACCAACTGCGGTGAAAATGCCCGCTTCAGCGCCGCGACGTTCCTCCATCATCAGCTAAGGGTGACGCGCGGGATTGTGGTGCAGGACCCGACCATGCAGCGGCGGACCATGGCGACCTTTGCCCGCGTCTGGCGCGATAAGCCAGATGCCCCGTCGTGGACCAGCCATCCCGGCATTGTGCCGCAACTGCAAAACAGTGATGAGGGCCTGGTGTTCCGCGGCGGCGGCGAGGGGCTGTGGCCCGTCGAGCGCTATCTGTCGCTGGTGCTGGGCGAGCTCCCGCGCCTGCGGGATGACATCAATGGCTACGGTCCGCTTGGCCGCGATTTTATCGTGCATGTGGATATTCCTGCCGAGGTAGAGGCCGCCTGGCAGATCCTGCGTCATGATGAGGTGCTCACCGAAGCGCTGGCCAGCCGCGCGCTGCTGTAA